The Bacillus sp. B-jedd sequence TAAGTCGGGGGTTGGCTCTTCTCGTGAAGCAAGAGAAAGTTTAGACACTGCATTCCGTTTCTTTACAGCTAACAGCAAAAGTATTAGCAATACAATTAGCACAAAAACAAAAGATTACCTTATGCATATTAGTGATCTTCAAGGCATTGGACTTACAGATGAACTGGCTATTGCTGAATTAATCGGGCTATGTTCGGGGGCGTTGGACAAGCCTGTCCAAGAAAGTACTGTAGTTATCGGCAATATGACTGTCGGTGGTACGATTGCAAAAGTAGAAGAATTTGCGAACGTCTTGCAAGTATGTGTAGATGCAGGGGCCAAAAAGGTGTTAATACCAGCGTCATCGGTTATGGATTTGCAAACAGTTCCACCTGATTTGTTAGTCAAAGTGCAACCAGTGTTTTATGCGGATCCGATTGATGCGGTGTTTAAGGCATTGGGGGTAAGTTGATATGACAGGTTATTTATATCATTACACCAGTGTAGAAACCTTAGCACTTATTTTAAAGTATAGGAAGGACAATTCGCTTTATTAACCTCTCTGTAGTAGATGACATGGAAGAACAAAATACAGAAGACTTCGGGGATTTTGGTCGATATTGCTTCGTCAGTTGTTGGACAAAAGATGGTAGGGAATCTATACCATTGTGGAATATGTATACACCTCAAATGTCAGGTGTTAGAATTCGCTTGCCTGAGTATCCTTTTGATACCGAGATATTACCAGCGAATAAGGAAGGGGTAAAGGAAGACATTACCTATGATAAGGGCTTGTTGTCTCTACAACAAAATAATGATGTAATTGTTATGCCTTATAGAGCACAGCTTATAAGCGTCACATATACAGAAGATGAATCATTATTAAATCCAAAAAATCGTGACAGGATTAGGTCAAATATAACTATTACTACAGAAAACATGGGGGAATTCAAAAGGGCCTCGTGGAGTTTTCAAAAAGAGTATAGATATAAATTGCATATTCTTCCGTTCACATTGAAAGAACTAGATATGATGTTGAGGACTGGAATTGACCAGATAGTGAAAAGTTACGGAATCATATTCTTCCGATAACTCATATTGATTTGCATTTGAATGAAGAGTTATTTAAGGATATGGAAATACTTTTTGGTCCGAAAATATCAGAAGCCCAGAAAATTATTGTTGAGAATTTGGTTGAGAAGTATAATCCGAGTGCAAATATCCTAAAAAGTTCATTAAGAATAAAGTAACTTATCAATATTAGTCACATGTAGGGTTGGGAGAAATCCCAACCTTTTTAGCTAAAAAACTTTATAAAAATAAATATAGTTCAGGCGCAATTCGGTAACACCGCTCGATTATTTTGTTTCACGATTTGTTCCGCTACTTCTATGCGATTGAAATAAAAAGGGGGCGACGGTTTTTGTTTGCCAACCGGCAAACTGTGAACCGTCCCCACTATGCTTCATTGCCCACTTTCATAAGAATTGAAGCAACGATATTATAAATCCTTTTAGATTTCTAATATATCATTCATCAATGTATCTGCAATTACATCTTCTGCCGTCTATTTTCGGTTATTTTAGTCCGTCACTAACAATTCAATAATAAATGTATGTATTTTCGATTTTTGTATAAGTATATAATTTCATATTCCATTTAGGCATATAATCTTATAAAGGATGGATAATTTTTTTCGGGATAGAGCTACGTCATTAGACGAAAAGAATCATTAAACAAAGAATAGAGCGATTTCAATCAGAAATCGCTCTATTAAAAGTGTAAAATGATTCCTTTTAATTCCCTTTTATTCCTATAATATCTTCAACAAGAACCTTACCCCAAAAAGTATTTCTTCTTCGATACAAGTATCCCCATTATTTAATCTTCTCCAATATAGAATTACATTTTCCCTAAATTCTCTTAAATTAGGGTATTTTGATATATTTAAAAAAGTTTGGTTAGCTCTATGGATTTTACCGCTTACTCTTAACCTCAATATTATTGCTTCCTTTATAGCAAGTTGTTTTACAAATAATCGATTGAATTATAAGAGTGTTCGCCATAATGGTTATATTAAGTATGCTTTTCTTAGATTTCTGGTAAATGGTCATTTTATAAAATATTATTTTCTGCAGCTAATTAATGATGTTTTCCATTTTTTGTTTACTCACAAATAAAGGAGTTTTAGGAAATTTATACTAAGATATGTTTTATAGCAGGCTAAGAGGCTGTTATAATTAAACTAGTAATTTTTAGAAAATGTTTTTTATGGGATATAAGAAACAGCAACTACTAAGACCCAACATAAACATACCATTCCGGATAAAGAAGTGAAAATTTATAGTTCACTAAAAAAATGAAACCGTTATCAAGCTATATGCCAGATCCGGTAATTGCGTTTTGAGAACAAAAAAATATACCAACGATAATTCTGAATAATTAAGTGTACAGAGGAGAATACAATGAAGCTAGAACAAAGATTACTCCGACCCTTTACAAAAGCTAAATACCTAAGTGAAGAGAACTACAAACGTTATACGGCGATTATTCACTATCTGTATCATCAGCATGAGGTATATTATGCTCCTCCATCTTTACCGAATTCTATACTGAATTTTATCAAGGAAAACGATACCTTAGACTTCTTTATCGACTATGATCTTACTAAATTAGAAGCGGATTTAAATATGTTAGAAGGTTGGGGGAATGTCATTTCTCATCAAGATTCTGGGAATGTTAGTAGGATAGAAGATTTTAATCGTAGGAAATTACGGTATCAATGTACGCCTGAAACCATTGAGATTGAAAGGTTGTTCGAAAAACTAAATAGTCAAATTAATCGGGTGAAAGGTTCACTGGATTCTAATTTGGTGAATTCCCTCTCCAGTTTAATGATAGAGATAGAAACGTATAAAACAAAGTCTATTATGAGCAAAGAAGAAAGGAAAGAACTTAGCCAGCTTTGGAATCAAATTTTCGCTCAATTTGATAACCTACGAAAAGAGTCATCCGACTATCTAGGGATTATTCATAGTAGGAACATCGATGATGCGATGCAAAACAAAGAAATAAGCGCATTTCGGCTGAAATTTACAGAGTATTTAACAAGTTTTATTATTACACTCCAAAGGAATGTTCACATTATAGAGTATTCCATTGGTGAAATTGAAAAGGATCTCATCCATCGCGTCATAATAGCACTTATCACGGAGCATAAAGAGAAGCCTTCCTTGGATGAGCCTCTTTCAGAAGAAGAATATCAAGAAATCTATATGAATCAATGGAATGGCTTAAAGAAATGGTTCAAATACGATGAATACAATGAACGGTTTGTGGACTATCTATTGAAACAAACCAATGAAACTATTAGTCGTTTCACGAAATATTTGCAGCAAATCAGCGAACGAGACCAACAAATCAAAAGTCGTAAAAAGGATTTTGAACATATTGCCCGCTTATTCAAAAACGAAGAAAACTTAGGTTTGTGTCAAAAAAGTTTTGCTGCCATGACCAACGTTGAAAAACTTCACCACTTTGTCTCACAAGCTAATCGGGAAGTCGATTCAGATAAATTTTTATATGACCATGAACCTGAAGTAGTAGCGATTAAAAGTGCAAAAGACATTAATGTAAGAAAGGAAAGGAAAAGAGCCTCCATAGAACCCACACCAGAGGATTTAATGGAGATTGAACGGTTACGAAGGCAAAAAG is a genomic window containing:
- a CDS encoding DUF2971 domain-containing protein, which codes for MEEQNTEDFGDFGRYCFVSCWTKDGRESIPLWNMYTPQMSGVRIRLPEYPFDTEILPANKEGVKEDITYDKGLLSLQQNNDVIVMPYRAQLISVTYTEDESLLNPKNRDRIRSNITITTENMGEFKRASWSFQKEYRYKLHILPFTLKELDMMLRTGIDQIVKSYGIIFFR
- a CDS encoding TIGR02677 family protein, which codes for MKLEQRLLRPFTKAKYLSEENYKRYTAIIHYLYHQHEVYYAPPSLPNSILNFIKENDTLDFFIDYDLTKLEADLNMLEGWGNVISHQDSGNVSRIEDFNRRKLRYQCTPETIEIERLFEKLNSQINRVKGSLDSNLVNSLSSLMIEIETYKTKSIMSKEERKELSQLWNQIFAQFDNLRKESSDYLGIIHSRNIDDAMQNKEISAFRLKFTEYLTSFIITLQRNVHIIEYSIGEIEKDLIHRVIIALITEHKEKPSLDEPLSEEEYQEIYMNQWNGLKKWFKYDEYNERFVDYLLKQTNETISRFTKYLQQISERDQQIKSRKKDFEHIARLFKNEENLGLCQKSFAAMTNVEKLHHFVSQANREVDSDKFLYDHEPEVVAIKSAKDINVRKERKRASIEPTPEDLMEIERLRRQKEYEENEIQRLVERGTVKLSELENVPPFMRKMLLQWISYSNGREKMKGKTDQGIPYVLQIQSEDDISLKCTDGILTMPDYVFEFGVQR